In one Streptomyces sp. NBC_00597 genomic region, the following are encoded:
- the era gene encoding GTPase Era: MARMSDRSPESTSPHRAGFACFVGRPNAGKSTLTNALVGTKVAITSNRPQTTRHTVRGIVHRPDAQLVLVDTPGLHKPRTLLGERLNDVVRTTWAEVDVIGFCLPADQKLGPGDKFIAKELAGIKKTPKIAIITKTDLVESKQLAEQLLAVHQLGAELGFEWAEIVPVSAVGDTQVQLLADLIAPLLPESPPLYPEGDLTDEPEMVMVAELIREAALEGVRDELPHSIAVVVEEMIPRENRPADRPLLDIHANVYIERPSQKGIIIGPKGSRLKEVGMKSRKHIEALLGTPVFLDLHVKVAKDWQRDPKQLRKLGF, encoded by the coding sequence ATGGCCCGTATGAGCGATCGTTCCCCCGAGTCCACCAGCCCGCACCGTGCGGGCTTCGCCTGCTTCGTCGGCCGCCCCAACGCGGGGAAGTCGACCCTGACCAACGCACTCGTGGGCACCAAGGTCGCGATCACCTCCAACCGGCCGCAGACCACCCGCCACACCGTCCGCGGCATCGTGCACCGCCCCGACGCCCAGCTCGTCCTGGTCGACACGCCCGGCCTGCACAAGCCGCGCACGCTGCTCGGCGAGCGCCTGAACGACGTCGTGCGGACCACGTGGGCCGAGGTCGACGTGATCGGCTTCTGCCTGCCGGCCGACCAGAAGCTCGGCCCCGGCGACAAATTCATCGCCAAGGAGCTCGCGGGGATCAAGAAGACCCCCAAGATCGCCATCATCACCAAGACCGACCTGGTCGAGTCCAAGCAGCTGGCCGAGCAGCTCCTCGCTGTGCACCAGCTCGGCGCCGAGCTCGGCTTCGAGTGGGCCGAGATCGTCCCGGTCTCGGCGGTCGGTGACACCCAGGTCCAGCTGCTGGCCGACCTGATCGCGCCGCTGCTGCCGGAGAGCCCGCCGCTGTACCCGGAGGGCGACCTCACCGACGAGCCCGAGATGGTGATGGTCGCGGAGCTGATCCGCGAGGCCGCGCTGGAGGGCGTACGGGACGAGCTCCCGCACTCCATCGCCGTCGTGGTCGAGGAAATGATCCCCCGGGAGAACCGCCCGGCGGACCGCCCGCTGCTGGACATCCACGCGAACGTCTACATCGAGCGGCCCAGCCAGAAGGGCATCATCATCGGCCCGAAGGGCTCCCGGCTCAAGGAGGTCGGGATGAAGTCGCGCAAGCACATCGAGGCGCTGCTCGGCACCCCGGTCTTCCTCGACCTGCACGTCAAGGTCGCGAAGGACTGGCAGCGCGACCCCAAGCAGCTGCGCAAGCTCGGCTTCTGA